The following coding sequences lie in one Rutidosis leptorrhynchoides isolate AG116_Rl617_1_P2 chromosome 4, CSIRO_AGI_Rlap_v1, whole genome shotgun sequence genomic window:
- the LOC139840936 gene encoding uncharacterized protein, translated as MSLMTGSSSNSGNQESKVKNIETTESPKFSVDEIEVEEEVKPSPKLKVYKPPIPYPRVIPSEQPKGTVCKYAQLWEIFEALMAKKGEHEQASSAFLEAECAAILKKSDMPPKLRASINLMSLSVYTQLGLNELKSTNTGVRLINQSISKPIGIAENLVVKIGELEFPADFVVVDMPEDKVVPIVLGIPFLATMGALTDWRTCKLILRDRGKTLSFQTKFSVKRPPTPVDYVNVLTSETDNVKTKTSRKP; from the exons ATGAGTTTGATGACGGGGAGTTCTTCTAATTCGGGTAATCAAGAGTCGAAAGTGAAGAATATTGAGACTACCGAGTCTCCTAAGTTTAGTGTTGATGAGATTGAAGTGGAAGAAGAGGTGAAACCTTCACCTAAATTGAAAGTTTACAAGCCGCCTATTCCATATCCGAGAGTTATTCCATCCGAGCAACCAAAGGGCACTGTTTGTAA gtatgcccaattatgggaaatttTTGAGGCTTTAATGGCGAAGAAGGGTGAGCATGAGCAGGCATCCTCAGCgtttcttgaagcagaatgtgctgctattttgAAAAAGAGTGATATGCCACCAAAGTTAC GTGCGAGTATCAATCTTATGTCCTTATCTGTTTATAcacaattgggtttgaatgagcttAAGTCTACTAATACTGGAGTTAGATTGATTAACCAGTCGATTAGTAAAcccatagggattgctgaaaatttGGTGGTTAAGATAGGTGAATTAGAGTTCCCAGCGGACTTTGTGGTTGTTGATATGCCTGAAGATAAGGTTGTACCCATTGTTTTAGGTATACCATTTTTAGCAACCATGGGTGCATTAACTGACTGGAGAACTTGTAAGTTGATTTTAAGGGATAGAGGTAAAACTTTGAGTTTTCAAACAAAGTTTAGTGTTAAACGACCACCCACACCCGTTGATTATGTGAATGTGCTTACTAGTGAAACTGATAATGTTAAAACTAAGACTAGTAGAAAGCCTTAG